A single genomic interval of Mycolicibacterium sp. MU0053 harbors:
- a CDS encoding SulP family inorganic anion transporter, with translation MKQLPEAITPREQQSVLATLRSPRRLRSEVLAGLVVALALIPEAISFSIIAGVDPRVGLFASFTMAVTISIVGGRPAMISAATGAVALVVAPLVHSHGLNYLTATVILAGVLQLVLGGLGVAKLMRFVPRSVMVGFVNALAILIFLSQLPHLLGVPWLVYPMVAVAIVVMVALPKLTTAIPAPLIAIVVLTVATIGLGWSVPNVGDEGELPSSLPALLIPDVPFTLQTFGVIAPYALTMAVVGLLESLMTAKLVDDITDTHSDKSREALGQGVANVVTGFFGGMGGCAMIGQTMVNVKACGARTRISTFLAGVFLLGLVVGLGDIVALIPMAALVAVMIMVSVATLDWHSVHPKTLRRMPKSETVVMLSTVGVTVATGNLAYGVGVGILTAMVLFARRVAHLTEVVDIAHPDEHTRVYAVRGELFFASSNDLVYQFDYAGDPDNIIIDVSQADIWDASSVATLDAITTKYAAKGKTVSIIGMNDNSAQRHARLSGRLTGSS, from the coding sequence GTGAAACAACTGCCCGAGGCCATCACACCGCGCGAGCAGCAGTCGGTGTTGGCTACGTTGCGTTCACCGCGTCGGCTGCGCTCCGAGGTCCTGGCCGGCCTGGTGGTGGCACTGGCCCTGATCCCGGAGGCGATCTCGTTTTCGATCATCGCCGGGGTGGATCCTCGGGTCGGTCTGTTCGCGTCGTTCACGATGGCCGTCACCATCTCGATCGTCGGCGGTCGGCCGGCGATGATCTCGGCGGCCACCGGGGCCGTCGCGCTGGTGGTGGCACCGCTGGTGCACAGCCATGGGCTGAATTATCTGACCGCCACGGTGATCCTGGCCGGAGTGCTGCAGCTGGTCCTGGGCGGGCTGGGGGTCGCCAAGCTGATGAGGTTCGTGCCGCGCAGCGTAATGGTCGGGTTCGTCAATGCCCTCGCGATCCTGATCTTCCTCTCTCAGCTCCCGCATCTGCTCGGCGTGCCGTGGCTGGTCTACCCGATGGTCGCGGTGGCGATCGTCGTCATGGTGGCGCTGCCGAAGCTGACCACCGCGATCCCCGCCCCGCTGATCGCCATCGTGGTGCTCACCGTCGCGACCATCGGACTGGGATGGTCGGTGCCGAATGTGGGCGACGAAGGCGAACTGCCGTCGAGCCTGCCCGCGCTACTGATCCCCGATGTGCCGTTCACGCTGCAGACTTTCGGGGTGATCGCCCCCTACGCGCTGACGATGGCCGTGGTCGGATTGTTGGAATCGCTGATGACCGCCAAGCTCGTCGACGACATCACCGACACCCATTCCGACAAGTCCCGGGAGGCGCTCGGTCAAGGTGTCGCCAATGTCGTCACCGGTTTCTTCGGCGGCATGGGCGGCTGCGCGATGATCGGGCAGACCATGGTCAACGTCAAGGCCTGCGGTGCCCGTACCCGGATCTCCACCTTCCTGGCCGGGGTATTCCTGCTCGGGTTGGTGGTCGGCCTCGGCGACATCGTGGCGCTGATCCCGATGGCGGCGCTGGTCGCGGTCATGATCATGGTGTCGGTCGCCACGCTGGACTGGCACAGCGTCCACCCGAAGACGTTGCGGCGCATGCCCAAGAGCGAAACCGTCGTCATGCTGTCGACCGTCGGGGTCACGGTGGCCACCGGTAACCTCGCCTACGGAGTCGGAGTGGGCATCCTGACCGCCATGGTGCTGTTCGCCCGTCGCGTCGCTCACCTCACCGAGGTCGTCGACATCGCCCACCCGGACGAGCACACCCGCGTGTACGCGGTGCGGGGGGAGTTGTTCTTCGCCTCCAGCAACGACCTCGTCTATCAGTTCGACTACGCCGGCGACCCCGACAACATCATCATCGATGTGAGTCAAGCCGATATCTGGGATGCCTCGTCGGTGGCGACCCTGGACGCGATCACCACCAAGTACGCGGCCAAAGGGAAGACCGTCAGCATTATCGGGATGAACGACAACAGCGCCCAGCGACACGCACGGCTCAGCGGACGACTCACCGGGTCAAGTTGA
- a CDS encoding CobW family GTP-binding protein encodes MAALPVIALTGYLGAGKTTLLNHVLRAPDARIGVVINDFGDLNVDASLVTGQVDEPASIAGGCICCLPDEGGLDGALAKLADPRLRLDAIIVEASGLAEPVAVGRMIRFSGVENVRLGGVVDVIDAASHFETVDRDPSPPARYSASSLVVVNKLDQIAERDRAAQLDRIEARIRESNPAVHVVGAVAGKIDPTLLFDIADTVEDSGQLSMRELFLADGRSEPEPHLHLHHRDGTHAASVTVTSTGDVDPGALLDLLENPPAGVYRMKGTVAVRSRERSRRYLVNTVGTTIHIGAAPPKARTNALVAIGTGLDVDDVRRRAETAVRPVVGPAPTAGFRRLQRYRKLSI; translated from the coding sequence GTGGCAGCGCTACCCGTGATCGCGCTGACCGGCTACCTCGGCGCAGGCAAGACCACGCTACTCAACCACGTGCTGCGCGCCCCCGATGCGCGGATTGGTGTGGTGATCAACGACTTTGGTGACCTCAATGTTGATGCATCCCTGGTCACCGGGCAGGTGGACGAACCCGCCTCGATCGCCGGGGGGTGCATTTGCTGCCTGCCCGACGAAGGTGGACTCGACGGGGCGCTGGCCAAACTGGCCGACCCGCGATTGCGGCTGGACGCGATCATCGTCGAGGCCAGCGGGCTGGCCGAGCCAGTCGCAGTGGGCCGGATGATCCGGTTCAGCGGCGTCGAGAACGTCCGGCTCGGCGGTGTCGTCGACGTCATCGACGCGGCCTCACACTTCGAGACGGTGGATCGCGATCCCAGCCCCCCGGCCCGTTACTCGGCATCGTCGCTGGTGGTGGTCAACAAGCTGGACCAGATCGCGGAGCGGGACCGCGCGGCCCAACTCGACCGAATCGAAGCGCGTATTCGGGAATCCAACCCGGCGGTGCATGTGGTCGGCGCGGTCGCCGGGAAGATCGACCCCACGTTGCTGTTCGACATCGCCGACACCGTCGAGGATTCGGGGCAGCTGTCCATGCGCGAGCTGTTCCTGGCCGACGGCAGGAGCGAACCCGAGCCTCACCTGCACCTTCACCACCGCGACGGCACCCACGCCGCGTCGGTGACCGTGACCAGCACCGGTGACGTCGACCCGGGTGCGTTGCTCGACCTACTGGAGAATCCGCCGGCCGGGGTCTACCGGATGAAGGGCACCGTCGCGGTGCGGTCCCGAGAGCGGTCGCGGCGCTACCTCGTCAATACGGTCGGAACGACGATCCACATTGGGGCGGCCCCACCGAAAGCCCGGACCAATGCTTTGGTCGCCATCGGTACCGGCCTCGACGTCGACGACGTCCGCCGCCGGGCCGAGACGGCGGTACGACCGGTCGTTGGGCCGGCACCGACAGCCGGGTTTCGCCGACTGCAGCGCTACCGCAAACTCAGCATCTGA
- a CDS encoding TetR/AcrR family transcriptional regulator — MSNGVVTGDASRRTEILQTANTVIANSGLRTSLQQIADAAGILAGSLYHHFESKEAILIELIRRYHADLDRIGQDALGRLDDPSPSPIDQQVIALGCAIAACAVEHRAALQMSFYEGPSADPELMELTRHRPTSIQEAMLQILRAGRWSGHIRAEIDLPILADRICQTMLHVGLDVIRNNAPSDRVATVLCRILLQGLATGQPADAALDQSAAFAAADEVVNTWDDGDDGDSESKADRVRSAARAEFGRRGYEGTTVRHIAAAAGMGTGTVYRLIGSKEELLMSIMLAFGQRVGAGWTAVLRSKSTPIEKLDALSWVNINALTRFPDEFRIQLAWMRQSPPDTPNPGAAFTTRIRQMKSLLSEGIRGGEISIEHPNAEMLARCIIGVQWIPENILLALGPRDSLIHARDTVIRGVTIRAS; from the coding sequence GTGAGCAACGGTGTCGTGACCGGGGACGCCAGTCGGCGTACCGAAATCCTGCAGACGGCGAACACCGTGATCGCCAATTCCGGCCTGCGGACCTCGTTGCAGCAGATCGCCGACGCGGCCGGCATCCTCGCCGGCAGCCTCTACCACCATTTCGAATCCAAAGAAGCGATCCTCATCGAGTTGATCCGGCGGTATCACGCCGATCTGGACCGCATCGGTCAGGACGCTCTCGGTCGTCTCGACGATCCAAGCCCTAGCCCCATCGACCAACAGGTCATCGCGCTGGGGTGTGCCATCGCAGCGTGCGCGGTCGAACATCGGGCAGCTCTTCAGATGTCGTTCTACGAGGGGCCCAGTGCCGATCCGGAGTTGATGGAACTGACCCGGCATCGGCCGACCTCCATTCAGGAGGCCATGCTGCAGATCCTGCGGGCCGGCCGGTGGAGCGGTCATATCCGAGCCGAGATCGATCTTCCCATCCTGGCCGACCGGATCTGTCAGACCATGCTGCACGTGGGGCTGGACGTGATCCGCAACAATGCTCCGAGTGACCGCGTCGCGACCGTTCTGTGCCGAATACTGTTGCAGGGACTGGCCACCGGCCAGCCCGCTGATGCCGCGCTGGACCAGTCGGCGGCGTTCGCCGCGGCCGACGAGGTGGTGAACACCTGGGATGACGGCGACGACGGGGACTCCGAAAGCAAAGCCGACCGAGTGCGGTCCGCCGCCCGCGCCGAGTTCGGCCGGCGCGGCTACGAGGGCACCACGGTCCGCCATATCGCCGCGGCCGCCGGGATGGGAACCGGAACGGTGTACCGCCTGATCGGCTCGAAGGAAGAGCTGCTGATGTCCATCATGCTGGCGTTCGGCCAGCGGGTGGGCGCGGGGTGGACGGCGGTGCTCCGCTCGAAATCGACGCCGATCGAGAAGTTGGATGCCCTGAGTTGGGTCAATATCAATGCGCTGACCCGCTTTCCGGACGAGTTCCGGATCCAGCTGGCGTGGATGCGACAGTCACCGCCGGACACTCCGAATCCCGGCGCCGCCTTCACCACCCGCATTCGGCAGATGAAATCCTTGCTGTCCGAAGGGATCCGCGGCGGAGAGATCAGCATCGAGCATCCGAACGCGGAGATGCTGGCCCGCTGCATCATCGGGGTGCAATGGATTCCGGAGAACATACTGCTCGCACTCGGCCCACGGGATTCCTTGATTCATGCCCGTGACACCGTGATTCGCGGTGTCACGATCCGCGCGAGCTGA
- a CDS encoding MCE family protein encodes MLTRFVRVQLIIFTIASVIGVATMLFQYIQVPTLLGLGRITVTLELPAAGGLYRFGNVTYRGVEVGKVTAVDVNRDGVRAKLSLAASPKIPEQLIAEVRSVSAVGEQYVELLPANGAGPYLRNGSVIPVRNTRIPQPIGPMLDQVSELVGSLPKDSISALLDETYQGLGGAGPDLGSLLDSAATLSRDGRSVGSELRVLVEDGAPLLDGQVQAQQSTRSWAKSLAGVMGQLAENDPQIRTVLQTGPTLAQEVSLLLDQVRPTLPILLANLVSLGQVGVTYRPGLEQLLLLLPPVTSYYQSSMPKNNATGIPLGDFRISVDDPPGCTVGFLPASQWRSPAETTTVDTPDGLYCKLPQDSPIAVRGARNLPCMTRPGKRAPTVEICESDQEFMPLAMRPHATGPAPFDPSLVGQGVPLDDRAGGDAQIFGPIEGTPLPPPAPVPPGHPAGTVAPSAAETTAESGPAVAVAEYDPRTGRYLGTDGHSYRQADLVAGPRDWRDLVLRQETT; translated from the coding sequence ATGCTCACCCGATTCGTGCGCGTGCAACTGATCATCTTCACGATTGCGTCGGTGATCGGTGTCGCGACGATGCTGTTCCAGTACATCCAGGTGCCGACCCTGCTGGGGCTGGGCAGAATCACGGTGACCCTCGAACTTCCCGCCGCCGGCGGTCTGTACCGGTTCGGCAACGTCACCTACCGGGGCGTGGAGGTCGGCAAGGTCACCGCGGTCGACGTCAACCGGGACGGGGTCCGAGCGAAGTTGTCGTTGGCTGCCAGCCCGAAGATCCCCGAGCAACTGATCGCCGAGGTCCGCAGCGTCTCGGCGGTCGGTGAACAATATGTCGAACTGCTACCGGCGAACGGTGCCGGACCCTATCTGCGGAACGGCTCGGTGATCCCAGTGCGCAACACCAGGATTCCGCAACCGATAGGGCCGATGCTGGATCAGGTGAGTGAGCTGGTGGGTAGTCTCCCGAAGGACAGCATCTCCGCACTGCTCGACGAGACCTATCAGGGTCTGGGCGGCGCCGGCCCCGATCTGGGCTCCCTACTGGACTCCGCAGCAACACTGTCCCGGGACGGTCGCTCGGTTGGATCCGAGCTGCGAGTCCTCGTGGAGGACGGCGCGCCGCTGCTCGACGGCCAGGTGCAGGCCCAGCAGTCCACCCGAAGCTGGGCGAAGAGCCTAGCCGGGGTCATGGGACAACTCGCCGAGAACGACCCTCAGATCCGCACGGTTTTGCAGACGGGACCTACTCTGGCGCAAGAGGTTTCATTACTGTTGGACCAGGTCAGGCCGACGCTGCCGATCCTGCTCGCCAATCTTGTGAGTCTCGGTCAGGTCGGCGTGACCTACCGCCCCGGCCTGGAGCAGTTGTTGCTGCTGCTGCCGCCGGTGACGAGTTACTACCAGTCCTCCATGCCGAAGAACAATGCGACCGGAATACCGTTGGGCGACTTCCGCATATCGGTCGACGACCCGCCGGGGTGCACGGTCGGCTTTCTTCCGGCGTCGCAGTGGCGCTCGCCGGCCGAAACCACGACGGTCGACACCCCGGACGGGTTGTACTGCAAGTTGCCTCAGGATTCACCGATCGCCGTCCGCGGAGCCCGGAATCTGCCGTGCATGACCAGGCCGGGCAAACGGGCCCCAACGGTCGAGATCTGTGAGAGCGATCAGGAATTCATGCCGTTGGCCATGCGGCCACATGCGACGGGACCCGCACCGTTCGACCCCAGTCTGGTTGGCCAAGGCGTGCCGCTCGACGACCGAGCCGGCGGCGATGCGCAGATCTTCGGTCCGATCGAGGGGACGCCGCTGCCTCCGCCGGCGCCGGTTCCCCCGGGGCACCCGGCCGGAACGGTGGCGCCGAGCGCGGCGGAAACCACCGCGGAGTCTGGACCGGCCGTGGCCGTCGCCGAGTATGACCCGCGAACGGGACGCTACCTGGGCACCGATGGGCACAGCTATCGGCAGGCCGACCTGGTCGCCGGCCCGCGAGACTGGCGGGATCTGGTGCTCCGGCAGGAGACGACATGA
- a CDS encoding MCE family protein: MRTTRLLRRAFAVGCCALLPGCAFQGINSLPLPGVVGRGADGVVYHVLLANVGTLEPNSPVLIDDVVVGSVRSMRLNHWQAHVEISVRSDVAVPGNAVATVGQTSLLGSMHVALDAPLGEPVGGRLEPGATIAPDRSRAYPSTEQTLASLSTVVNAGGLGQIGDIVHNFGAALSGSQSQARNLLARLDRFVGVFDQQRDNVIASIAAMNRLAATLASQRDIVSAALERIPPALAVLNRERTRFTTALDKLRIFADTARGLIDDAGADLVRNLRNLVPTVAALADVGPDIDDAIAFAPVYPLGQNLIDRGIRGDYMNLFVTIDLTQHRLKKGLAAGTRWGNSDLPLVPAPGDPGYNAFYGGNPVTAPIAESPNGPPPPAVDPPPTGLPPGTG, from the coding sequence ATGAGGACCACACGACTGCTGCGCCGCGCGTTCGCCGTCGGGTGCTGTGCACTGCTGCCGGGGTGTGCGTTTCAGGGGATCAACTCGCTGCCGCTGCCCGGCGTCGTCGGACGCGGCGCCGACGGCGTCGTCTACCACGTTCTACTCGCGAACGTCGGCACGCTGGAACCGAACTCGCCGGTGCTGATCGACGACGTAGTGGTGGGCAGTGTCCGTTCGATGCGCCTGAACCATTGGCAGGCCCACGTCGAGATCTCGGTTCGATCCGACGTCGCCGTCCCGGGCAACGCGGTGGCCACCGTCGGCCAGACCAGCCTGCTGGGATCCATGCACGTCGCCCTCGACGCCCCGTTGGGGGAACCGGTGGGCGGTCGGCTCGAACCCGGCGCCACCATCGCGCCCGACCGGTCGCGGGCGTACCCGTCCACCGAACAGACCTTGGCGTCGCTGTCGACGGTGGTGAACGCCGGCGGTTTGGGGCAAATCGGCGACATCGTGCACAACTTCGGCGCCGCGCTGTCCGGAAGTCAGAGCCAGGCCCGGAACCTGCTGGCCCGCCTCGACCGCTTCGTCGGCGTCTTCGATCAGCAACGCGACAACGTCATCGCTTCCATCGCAGCGATGAACCGGCTCGCCGCGACCTTGGCTTCCCAGCGGGACATTGTCAGCGCGGCACTGGAACGGATCCCGCCGGCGCTGGCGGTGCTCAATCGGGAACGCACCCGATTCACCACGGCCCTGGATAAATTGCGCATCTTCGCCGACACCGCCCGCGGATTGATCGACGATGCCGGGGCCGATCTGGTCCGCAACCTGCGTAACCTCGTTCCGACCGTCGCAGCGCTGGCCGATGTGGGCCCCGACATCGACGATGCGATCGCCTTCGCCCCGGTCTATCCGCTGGGCCAAAACCTCATCGACCGGGGGATCCGTGGCGACTACATGAACCTCTTTGTCACCATCGACCTGACTCAGCACCGCCTGAAGAAGGGACTGGCTGCCGGTACGCGGTGGGGGAACTCCGATCTGCCCTTGGTGCCGGCACCAGGAGATCCCGGCTACAACGCGTTCTACGGCGGGAATCCGGTGACCGCTCCGATCGCGGAGTCTCCCAACGGCCCACCGCCACCGGCAGTCGATCCGCCGCCGACCGGCCTCCCCCCGGGAACCGGCTGA
- a CDS encoding MCE family protein — protein sequence MSRTNRTAWKFGAFAVVMVLLTALMVVIFSEYRGGDTHRYSAVFTDVSSLKKGDSVRISGIRVGRVSGVALTAEKNAVVEFDADRAAVLTTGTRAVVRYLNLVGDRYLELVDGPGPTAILPAGGRIPVERTAPALDLDSLLGGLKPVIQGLNPADVNALTSALVQVLQGQEGTVESLFARTSRFTTALADNGHILEQLIDNLNVAMTTVASDGAQFSDLVDEIEQLISGLAAEREPIGAAIDALSSGTSSLVDLLSEARPPLAATIDQLHRLAPALDAKKDRIETALQKAPENYRKLVRIGSYGSFVNYYICSIAIRISDLQNRTAQFPVFKQEAGRCAEPS from the coding sequence GTGAGCCGCACGAACCGGACCGCGTGGAAGTTCGGGGCCTTTGCCGTGGTCATGGTGCTGCTGACGGCGTTGATGGTGGTGATCTTCAGCGAGTACCGCGGCGGTGACACGCACCGCTACAGCGCCGTCTTCACGGATGTGTCGAGCCTGAAAAAGGGTGACTCCGTGCGGATCTCGGGGATACGGGTCGGTCGGGTCAGCGGTGTCGCGTTGACTGCCGAGAAGAACGCCGTGGTGGAGTTCGACGCCGATCGCGCGGCGGTCCTGACCACCGGGACCAGGGCCGTGGTGCGCTACCTCAACCTGGTGGGTGACCGTTACCTGGAACTCGTGGACGGACCGGGCCCCACCGCGATCCTGCCTGCCGGCGGCCGGATTCCCGTCGAGCGCACCGCGCCGGCGCTGGATCTGGACTCGCTGCTCGGCGGCCTCAAACCGGTGATCCAGGGCTTGAACCCCGCCGATGTCAACGCGCTGACCTCAGCACTCGTCCAGGTCCTGCAGGGCCAGGAGGGGACCGTGGAATCGCTGTTCGCGCGCACCTCGCGCTTCACCACGGCCCTGGCCGACAACGGCCATATCCTCGAGCAACTCATCGACAACCTCAACGTGGCGATGACCACCGTGGCCTCCGACGGCGCCCAATTCTCCGACCTGGTCGACGAGATCGAGCAGTTGATCAGCGGCCTTGCCGCCGAACGTGAACCCATCGGTGCGGCCATCGATGCGCTCAGCAGCGGCACCAGTTCCCTGGTGGACCTGCTCAGCGAAGCCCGGCCACCGCTGGCCGCCACCATCGACCAGCTCCACCGGCTGGCGCCCGCACTCGATGCCAAGAAGGACCGCATCGAAACGGCGTTGCAGAAAGCCCCGGAGAACTACCGCAAGCTGGTCCGGATCGGTTCCTATGGAAGCTTCGTCAACTACTACATCTGCTCGATCGCCATCCGTATCTCGGATCTGCAGAACCGCACCGCCCAGTTCCCGGTCTTCAAACAAGAAGCCGGTCGATGCGCGGAGCCCTCATGA
- a CDS encoding MCE family protein, which translates to MNRYRGPRLIHTGFIGAVLMLLVVAIGLAPQRIVSWASAIQYHAAFAEAGGLGTGNEVKIAGVKVGTVSGISLQRGHAQVTFTVDSRVSLGSKTTAHIRTGTLLGERMLILESDGATTMKPLEVIPVTRTSSPYSLTEAVGELTTNVAGTNTETLNQALDTLAATIDRIAPQLGPTFDGLSRLSQSVNRRNDTVSELLASTGEVTGILSERSQQVNTLLLNANDLLDVLVQRRHEIVRLINGTSAVARELSGLVAENERELAPTLEKLNAVTAMLENSRDNIAKALPGLAKFQVTLGETVASGPFYTAFIPNLDLPPLLQPFLDYAFGFRRGVNAGQPPDNVGPRSEFPFPYNGIPEEPR; encoded by the coding sequence ATGAACCGGTACCGCGGACCGCGCCTGATTCATACCGGGTTCATCGGAGCGGTGCTTATGCTGCTCGTCGTCGCCATCGGGCTGGCGCCCCAACGCATTGTCAGCTGGGCCTCCGCGATCCAGTACCACGCCGCCTTCGCCGAGGCGGGCGGCCTGGGGACCGGCAACGAGGTGAAGATCGCCGGTGTCAAAGTCGGTACGGTATCCGGTATTTCACTGCAGCGCGGACACGCGCAGGTCACCTTCACCGTCGACAGCAGGGTGTCATTGGGATCGAAGACCACCGCGCACATCCGGACCGGGACGCTGCTCGGCGAGCGGATGCTCATCCTCGAGTCGGACGGCGCGACCACGATGAAACCGCTCGAGGTCATCCCCGTCACCCGGACCTCGTCGCCCTATTCGCTGACCGAGGCCGTCGGCGAGTTGACCACCAATGTGGCAGGAACCAATACCGAAACGTTGAACCAGGCGCTGGATACCCTGGCGGCGACCATCGACCGGATCGCTCCACAGCTGGGGCCGACCTTCGACGGGCTGTCCCGGCTGTCCCAGTCGGTCAACCGGCGCAACGACACCGTGAGCGAATTGCTCGCCAGTACCGGCGAGGTGACCGGGATCCTGTCGGAACGCAGTCAGCAGGTGAACACACTGCTGCTCAACGCCAACGACTTGCTGGACGTGCTGGTTCAACGCCGACATGAGATCGTCCGCCTCATCAACGGCACATCGGCAGTGGCTCGAGAACTTTCCGGACTGGTGGCCGAGAACGAACGGGAGTTGGCTCCCACGCTGGAGAAGCTGAACGCGGTGACCGCGATGTTGGAGAACAGCCGGGACAACATTGCCAAGGCCCTGCCCGGGCTGGCCAAGTTCCAGGTGACGCTGGGCGAGACCGTGGCCAGCGGTCCGTTCTACACCGCATTCATCCCGAACCTCGATCTGCCGCCCCTGCTGCAGCCGTTCCTCGATTACGCCTTCGGATTCCGCCGCGGCGTCAATGCCGGGCAACCGCCCGACAATGTCGGTCCACGTTCGGAATTCCCCTTCCCGTACAACGGGATTCCGGAGGAGCCGCGGTGA
- a CDS encoding MCE family protein, whose amino-acid sequence MTRARTALAAALVILLLTGCAVLLRANVFRPTTITAQFTAATGVYPGDDVRVAGVKVGTITAIRPDGAHVTVTLQVAHGIPIPAEARAVIVAPNLVAARYVQLAPAYIDTGPTMADGALITADRTAVPVEWDEVKDQVMRLATALGPTAAAAETTVSRMVDSAAGAMAGNGTKLRETLEQLSGAGRILAEGSGNLVDIVRNLQNFITTLRSSNDQIVQFQGRLATLSSVLEGSRSDLDLALRNISEVIGEVTRFVRGTRDQTVEQVQRLSNVTQTLVDHRRDLEEVLHVAPTAYANAYNMFDPRTGAAGGVFTLSNLADPVKFICGQIGALENITAPTTTSLCAQTLGPALRSSSLNYLPFPFNPVLTAQPRPEDLIYSEPHLAADPPPAAPEPPPAVSAYTGIGDVPPPPGWGPPAQLPEVLLPTGPVRPLPAEQHGLQPDAGSPPS is encoded by the coding sequence ATGACGAGGGCTCGAACCGCTCTGGCCGCGGCGCTGGTGATCCTGTTGCTGACCGGGTGCGCAGTGCTGTTGCGTGCCAATGTATTCCGGCCGACGACGATCACCGCCCAATTTACCGCGGCGACCGGGGTCTACCCCGGCGATGATGTCCGGGTGGCCGGGGTGAAGGTAGGCACCATCACCGCCATCCGGCCCGACGGTGCCCACGTCACCGTCACGTTGCAGGTCGCGCACGGAATTCCCATCCCGGCTGAGGCGAGGGCTGTGATTGTCGCGCCGAACCTGGTGGCGGCCCGCTACGTCCAACTGGCCCCCGCCTATATCGACACCGGCCCGACCATGGCCGACGGGGCCCTCATCACCGCGGACCGGACGGCGGTGCCCGTGGAGTGGGATGAGGTCAAGGATCAGGTGATGCGCCTGGCGACCGCGCTGGGTCCGACCGCCGCGGCAGCGGAGACCACGGTGTCGCGCATGGTGGACAGCGCGGCCGGTGCGATGGCGGGCAACGGCACCAAGCTCCGCGAGACACTCGAGCAACTCTCCGGTGCCGGCCGGATTCTTGCCGAAGGCAGCGGGAACCTCGTCGACATCGTCAGGAACCTGCAGAACTTCATCACCACATTGCGCAGCAGCAATGATCAGATCGTCCAATTTCAGGGTCGGCTGGCCACGCTGTCGAGCGTCCTGGAGGGCAGCAGGTCCGATCTGGACCTGGCGCTGCGCAATATTTCCGAGGTGATCGGGGAGGTCACCCGCTTCGTCCGCGGCACCCGGGACCAGACGGTCGAACAGGTGCAGCGCCTGTCCAACGTGACGCAGACGCTGGTCGATCACCGCAGGGACCTCGAGGAGGTGTTGCACGTGGCGCCCACGGCATACGCCAACGCCTACAACATGTTCGACCCGCGCACCGGAGCCGCCGGCGGGGTGTTCACCTTGAGCAACCTCGCCGACCCGGTCAAGTTCATCTGCGGACAGATCGGCGCCCTGGAGAACATCACGGCCCCGACGACGACAAGCCTGTGCGCACAGACCCTCGGTCCGGCATTGCGGAGCTCGAGCCTCAATTACCTGCCCTTCCCGTTCAACCCGGTGTTGACCGCGCAACCGCGGCCCGAAGACCTCATCTACTCCGAACCCCACCTGGCCGCCGACCCGCCGCCGGCGGCCCCCGAACCACCGCCGGCTGTCTCGGCCTACACCGGAATCGGGGATGTGCCGCCACCACCCGGATGGGGCCCGCCTGCGCAGCTTCCGGAGGTTCTCCTGCCGACCGGACCGGTCCGGCCCTTACCGGCCGAGCAGCACGGCCTACAACCCGATGCGGGGAGCCCGCCGTCATGA
- a CDS encoding MerR family transcriptional regulator: protein MSSPIAGEQHLQIGAVAARTALSIKTIRYYDEVGLVVPSARSTGGFRLYTAADVDRLLSIRRMKPLGFSLDEMRRLLAALHALDAADSTAVENAAARAYVLECHRQAQDACTELARQLAYACELTEQLARYDN from the coding sequence ATGAGCAGCCCGATCGCCGGCGAGCAGCATCTCCAGATTGGCGCGGTCGCCGCGCGAACCGCACTGTCGATCAAGACTATTCGCTATTACGACGAGGTGGGATTGGTCGTTCCGTCCGCTAGGTCGACGGGAGGTTTTCGGCTTTACACCGCAGCGGACGTCGACCGCCTGCTGTCCATCCGCCGGATGAAACCCCTGGGCTTCAGTCTCGATGAGATGCGCCGACTACTCGCGGCCCTGCATGCGCTGGACGCCGCGGACAGCACCGCCGTCGAAAACGCAGCTGCCAGGGCCTACGTCCTCGAATGTCATCGGCAGGCCCAAGATGCGTGCACCGAACTCGCCCGGCAACTGGCCTATGCCTGCGAACTGACCGAACAGCTCGCGCGCTACGACAACTGA